The Alkalihalobacillus sp. LMS6 genomic interval AGGAATATAAACCGCGTCAATCTCTGGGTCGGCAAGCAACGCTTCATAAGATCCATATGCGTTCGGAATGGAAAACGCTGTTGCGACTTTTTCCGCTGCCTCCTGTGTACGACTTGCAATTCCGTGAAGTTCCCCTAGTGATGATTCCATAATGCCTGGTATTACCGACTTCTTCGCAATCGTTGCTGTACCTAGAACACCCCATTTTACTGTTTTCATCTTATCCCTCCAATACATGTTCTTCACCTATGCTAGCATAAAAACGAAATAAAATCCTAAACATTCTGCTTATTGCATATATGTACCGAAACAAAAAACCGACTTTCGCAAGTTCATAAGCTGAAAGTCGGTTTAGAGGTATGCATTTATTTACGTGCTTCGGATTGAATCATCTGGACAAATTGATTCAGGGATGTTGATGTTGATTCATTCTCTCCATATTTTCGAATGTTGACTGAATTTGCTTCAACTTCTTTATCACCTAATACGAGCATATAAGGGATTTTTTGCATTTGTGATTCACGAATTTTGTAGCCGAGTTTTTCATCACGGTCATCAATCTCAACCCGCACTCCAGCTGCTTGTAACGTTTCTTGAACATCTTTCGTGTAGTCCAGATGCGCTTCATTTGAAACAGGAATGAGCTGCACTTGCACAGGCGCTAACCACGTTGGCAGAGCTCCTTTATATTCTTCAAGCAAGAACGCAACAAAGCGTTCCATTGTGGATACAACCCCGCGGTGAACAACGACTGGACGGTGTTGCTTCCCATCTTCTCCCACATACGTTAAATCAAACCGCTCAGGTAGCAAGAAGTCGAGCTGGACGGTCGAAAGTGTTTCTTCTTTACCTAGTGCCGTTTTAACTTGGACATCTAATTTCGGGCCGTAAAATGCCGCTTCTCCAATGGCTTCATAATAATCTGCACCAAGTGTGTCCATCGCTTCTTTTAACATCGATTGTGCTTTATTCCACATCTCATCATCATCGAAATACTTTTCCTTATCCTCTGGATCCCGATAAGACAAACGGAACGAATAATTTTCTAGCCCAAAATCTTTATATACTTCTTGGACTAGACGCACAACACGAACAAATTCATCTTTAATTTGATCTGGACGACAGAAAATGTGGGCATCGTTTAACGTCATACCTCTTACACGCTGTAACCCAGAGACGGCACCTGACATTTCGTAACGATGCATCATGCCTAGTTCTGCGATACGGAGAGGCAGTTGACGATAACTACGCATGTCTTGTTTGTAAATCATCATGTGATGCGGGCAGTTCATCGGTCGTAATACGAGCGTTTCATTATCCATTTCCATCGGCGGAAACATATCGTCGCTGTAGTGCTCCCAGTGTCCTGACGTTTTATAAAGTTCTGAAGAACCAAGTATAGGTGTGTAGACGTGCTGATACCCAAGACGTTCTTCCTTATCAACAATATAGCGCTCAATAATTCGACGGATGGTTGCTCCTTTTGGTAACCACATCGGTAAACCTTGTCCCACTTTTTGCGATAATGCAAAAATCCCAAGCTCTTTTCCTAATTTGCGATGGTCGCGCTCTTTTGCTTCTTCAAGCATGTGCAAGTGCGCTTTTAAGTCTTCTTTGTTAAAGAACGCCGTGCCATAAATTCGCTGTAGCATTTTATTTTTCGAATCTCCACGCCAGTATGCGCCCGCAGTAGAAAGCAATTTAAATTCTTTCACTTTATTTGTAGACGGAATATGAATCCCTCTACATAAGTCAAAAAATTCTCCTTGCTTATAAATCGTTACATCTTCATTTTCTGGAATGGCTTCAATTAACTCCAGCTTATAGGGATCGTTTATTTCTTTGAATCGAGCAATGGCTTCATCACGACTAACTACTTCCCGTACAATCTCGAGATTCTCAGCAACAATTTTCTTCATCTCTTTTTCAATTTTAGGCAAGTCTTCAGCTGTAATGGATTCATCTGCATCTATATCGTAATAAAAGCCACCTTCAATGACCGGACCGACGCCTAGTTTTACATTTGGAAAAAGACGCTTAACCGCTTGAGCCATTAAGTGGGCCGTACTGTGACGCATAATTTCTAGTGCATCATCAGATGGTGGTGTCACAATTTCAATGTCCCCACTATGAGGTAACGGAGTTTTTAAATCAATTAATTCACCGTTAATCTTTCCTGCTAACGCTTTTTTCTTTAAACCTGGACTTATCGAAGCCGCAATATCTTCTGTTGATGTTCCTTCTGGAAACGACTTTTTCGCTCCGTCGGGGAATACAAACTCCATGTCTGCCATGTCGGTTCAACCTTCCTCTTTTTCAATTTTTTCAAATAAAAAACACTCGTTCCTTAAACAAAAGGGACGAGTGTGGTTTCGTGGTTCCACCCTATTAAAATACTCTACATACACATAACGGTTGCGGGCCGGCTTCAACTACTTAATTCATTGAAGCAGTTCAAAGGTGGTAATGACTCAGCATTGCTTAGGAGCTTCCAGCCTAGACCCCTTTCTCTAGTGAGCAACGTTTTGAGTAATCTTGTCCTTATCATGACTTTTCTTGTACTTTTTTCTTATTATAACTAGATCGTCCTACCGATTGCAAGTCTAATTTAGGTTCATTGCTACTAAACAGGATCGAGCGTTGTTGAAACATATCGTTCGAGCGGATAAATTTTCAATCGTTCTTGATAGATGGTTTGAATAAGCAAAATGGTGTGGTGGTCCGGTTGTTTTGTGAAAACGTAGATGTATTCAGGGGACATTTCAATTAGTGATAAAATAAGTTGTTCCATCTTCCCTACGAACGCATCATTTTCAAGCGATTCCGTAATGTAAAACTGGCACTCGTCTGCTGTTAACTCTCGAAAATAGTCATCATAAATTCGAAACGTTTCATTATGTACTAAATAAATAACAGACTGTTTCGTCTTTTGTAACGCGACAGTTTGGCGAATCGCATCAACCGTGGTTTGATGCTCTTGCTCTGAGCAATATTCATCAATTGCTAGCTCAATACAATCCATTAAGAATTCCGTGTATTCTTTTATTCGAAAGGTAAGAAAGGCTTCATAATAAAGCGGCTCTTCAGACAGCAGTTGTTGAAAAAACGCTTTGTACAACGCTCTACAACGATTACTCGCAAGCTGCTTACAAAGTAAGTCCTCCCGATCCCCGTTCAAGATTGATTGTGCAATGGCAACAATTTGTTTGCGCTCTTCTTCACACGATTCGTAACTCTCACTTGCTACCTCCGTTAACCAACCTGATTCATACGTTGCCAAAACATCTTCTGTTAACAGAGCCGCCAGAAAACATTGATAGGACTCTGTGAGATCCGGGTCTTTCTCTATAAAGGACAGAACCATTTTATTTTCTTCACTCTGTTCAACCGTCGCCTCTAATCCAAGTTTCATTAATTCCCCCATTGATTGAGCCATCTTCATATAAAGCCTTTGACGACTTTTTTCTTCTTTAACATAAATGGCAAGCAAACTTGAGTCCCCCTAACTATTCCAACTACGTTTGCACGTATCCTTCACCTACTCTTAACTTATGTGAAAATAAACAAAACATGCCACTACAAAAAAATACTCTCAAGCGTGTGCGCTCAAGAGTATTTTAAGAGGTTTATTAATTTTGCATGACGAAATCTTTATCAACCTTTTCGTCCCCTTCAAATCGATGAAGGACGTCGTACTTCGTATTACGTTGAGCTGGAATTTTCCCTGCTTCGCGTATTAGTTTTAACGTTAAGTTGGAATTCACTTTGTGGGTTGTATTTGCTGCTGAAACAACGTTTTCTTCCATCATTGTGCTTCCAAAATCATTGCATCCAAAGTGAAGCGATTTTTTCCCTACTTCGGGCCCCATCGTTACCCATGAAGATTGGAAATTGGCAATGTTATCAAGGAAGATTCGTGAAATCGCAACGTTCTTTAAGTAATCTTCAGGCGTCAATTTCTCTAAACGCTTTAACCCTGTATTTTCTGGTTGAAGCAACCAAGAAATAAATGCTGTAAAGCAGCCTGTTTCGTCTTGTGCATCGCGAACACGCTGTAAATGAAGCGCTCGCTCTTCAAACGATTCTCCAAATCCAATGACCATTGTTGCCGAACCAAACATGCCGACCTTTTTCGCTGCTTTCATCGCTTCAAGCCACTGATCCGCTGTTACTTTTAAACGGCTTACGCGCATTCTCGTTTCTTCCGTTAGAATTTCCGCGCCTCCACCAGGCATTGAATCTAAGCCGGCTTCATGCAGTTCACGTAACACATCCTCCACAGTCATATCCATGACGTCGGCTATCTTCCAAATTTCAGCCGGTGAGAAGGAATGCATCCAAATGTTTGGAAACCGTTCTTTAATTCCTTTTAACAGATCTGTATAATAATCAAGTTTTAAATTCGGGTTGGTACCACCTTGCATCAAAATTTCTGTACCGCCAACATCTTCCGTTTCTTTGATCTTTTGAAAAATCACTTCATCATCAAGAACGTAGCCATCCTTATGATTTGGAGGACGATAGAACGCGCAAAATGAACAATATGTATCACAGAAATTTGTATAATTGACGTTTCGTCCAATAACAAATGTTGTGACAGGCTCAGGGTGCCATTGTTTCATAATTGTGTCAGCCGCTCGGCCTAGTTTATCTAAGTCATCACATTTATATAGTTCTACGGCGTCTGCCATAGATATGCGCTCACCATTTACTGCTCTTTCTAAAATCGCATCTACACTCATCTCTTGTACCCCCAAGCACAAATAGTCTAGTAGTCTCTTTAATCGTATCATAGATAATCTTAAACTTCCAATTCAATCGGCTTCATGACAGGCACAAATAAAGAAGGGATGCGCTCCCTTCTTAGCTACGCCGATTTCTTCCTTCCACTTCAACAAACGTTGTGTAATGCTTAATTCGTTCCATGATTCGCTTTGCCTTCAACTCTTCTGTTCCACCTTTATCTGAGTAAGCAAGCTGTGTCTCTAATTCATCGTAATCATAATTTGATGTAAAAACCGTTGGCAGACGTTCTGACATACGGTATTGAAGAATCGGTCCTAATATTTCATCTCGCGTCCACGCTGTTGTTGTTTCTGCACCAATATCATCTAGCATTAAAACAGGTGCTGTCCGAACGGCTTCAAGTTTTTCTTGAAAAGTACCGTCTCCAATCGCACCTTTCATCTCCCTGAAGAAATCAGGTGTGTAGATCAAAAAGCTTTTAACGCCATTTTCTTTTAAATCATTTGCAATAGCGCCTAAAAGATAAGATTTTCCAACACCAAATTTGCCGTATAAATATAGCCCTTCTCCATGTTCTCCAGGTTGTGCTTGTGCCGCAAACTTAATTGCCGCTGTAATCGCTTTTGTTCGAGCCGCATCTTGATCAATGTGGTCAAATGTCGCTTCCAACACATCCTTGGGAATATAAAACGACTGGATTAGCTTTTGTTGCTTATTTTTTTCTTCGTCGTCGATTTTAAGTGGACACTTTGAATACGTGAGTTCAAGACCGCCTCTTTCCACATAAACTGTAGGGCGATATCCTTGCATCATATTAGGACACTTATCTAAACCCGGACAAGCTTCACAGTTCTCTCGCTCTTTCTTAAATTCATATAGCTTACTTAAGCCACGATCAATCATGTCTTCGGTAATTTCATGTTGTTCTCGTAAAAAGGATTGAACCGGTTTAGACGTTGTGACACGCCGCTTTTGCTCCGCAATTTGCTTTTGAAGTCGTCCATTTTTGTCCATTGAAGCAAACGCATTTTGTATGGAATCCATTTAATACTCTCCCTTCTGCGCTCGGCGTCGATTACGTTCAGCCATTAGATCTGCAAGCTCTTGCGTATCAGCAGTGCCGCTCGCTTTTTCTTTCTGAGTGATTGTATCTTTTTTCATCTCTTGCTTTTTTTCATCATTTTTTTCTTGTACCAACCATTTTGGCAATTGATCTTGACGTTTGTTCCGTCTTCCAGAAGCCGCGTTTGCTTGGCCTTCTTTCTTCTTCTGCTTATCGGTTTTCACAAGATGAATCGCATCCGGCACAGTACCAATTTTTTTCCGCTTCCAATGACCTGCAATCTTTTGCATAAAAAGCTTGGACAATTTCATATCGTTTTGAAATAAATTGTAGTCAATTAAGACGTTAACAACACCAGGATTCAGCAAATAATCAACCATGAGCTCTTCAATAATCTTTAAATCTGGCGGCGAAACGACCGCTCCTTCTTGCCTTAATTCTAATAAAGTAAGAGGAGCGGTTTCTTCGTAAAATTTAACCACTCGTTCTTCTTCAGACTGGGGTTCGGCCTGAACCGTTCGCTTTGCTACAGGTTGGGTCTTTAAACCAAGCGCCGGTGCAACCGCACTACTCTCAAGTTTATACCAGTTCTGTACGGTCTTGCGAAGATTTTTCGCATCTAGCTCATCGTTTACGATGGATCGCTCCACAAGATTCGCCATTGTAAGGGGCTCAATTTGATAAACAAATGCCAGTTTTTCAATAAGCTGCAATCGCTCTTTTGTCAGCACATCTTTTGGAACAACGTAGCTTGATAACGATTGTTTCATTAAATCATGATCAAATGTATGAAAGGATAATCCTTGCTTGTCTTTTCCTATAATAGCCAGATGGGCATGCTCTGCATCACCTTGTCGATTTCTTAAAGCTGGTTGCATCTCTGAGTGTTGGAACGATGCAAATACATCGGAAAACGCCACTGTTACTTCTTCAAACGCGTCACTCTCTATTTGCTTTAAGCTAAATCGTTCTTTAATCCCTCGATACCCATTTTTCCCTAATTTATTGTAAAGAAACACACTTAGCACATCATCATTAAAAAATTGATGCGGCTTCATCGGTGGTTGGATCTCATAAATAAAGGCACGCTTTGAAGAAGATTTTCGTTGATACGTTCTCATTAAATCGATAGCTTCTAGTTTTTTTCGGGCTTCAAGCAAATCAGACATCGAGAGTCCGACCATTAAACTTAAATGTTGATGGGTATGAAAATCACCCTCATAGACTCCGTTTGGCAATTGCGCAACAAGACTTTTAAAGAGACCAACGGCATCTGCTCCAATTAAAGGTTGATAAAGTAAGGTGAGCACATGGGCGTCCACCTCCGTAATAAAGTCCGCTAGCCTTATACAATAGGAGTCAACTGGTAAGACTTCTTTCCAGTGTCCAGACACATTCTTTCCTCCTAGCGAAAAAAAGAGCTTAAGCGCAGCTTCGCTTTAGCTCCTTTTATCCTTTGTTCATTAAATCTGTTAGTTCTTTAATAAAAACATTAATATCTTTAAATTGCCTATAGACAGATGCAAATCTTACATAAGCAACATCATCGATTTCTGCCAAATACCCCATAACGAGTTCTCCAACATCTTCACTTTGAACTTCTTTCTTGCCGTCATCACGTAATTGTCTTTCTACGTTTACGACGATGTCTTCTAGTGTTTCAATTGGGACAGGACGTTTTTCACACGCGCGCACGAGTCCTCTAAGAATTTTTTCTTTACTAAACTCTTCACGCATCCCGTCTTTTTTTATGACAAGTAAAGGCGTCTCCTCAACCGTTTCAAAGGTTGTAAAACGCTGCATACATTGCTCACATTCTCGTCTTCGTTTGATGGAGCGACTTTCGTCACTTGGTCTTGAATCTAGTACCCGTGTACCATTATGGTGACATTTGGGACAGCGCATCTCATCATCTCCATTTGCGACCTATACACTCATTTTAATCTATCATAGTAAAAAAAACTCGTTCTGGCAAGAGGTTACAGTAATTCACTTCCAAGCGCAGATCCAATATAAGGCAGCGTATTGTCTAATTCCTGATACAATGAAAGAGTCAGTTTTCTACTACTTCCAAAATCACTTGGAAGAGCTGTATCTGTTGCGCACGAAAAATCAACAGCCGTGCGAAACGGTTTAACGGTGATAACAGAGACGACAATCAACACTTTTTTTCCTTTGGCTGATTGCCCAACGATTTCACCACGTTCCTCTTCACTTCGTTTTATGAGAAAGCCGCGTTTTTTTAACAACTCTTCAATTGCTGCCATCGCCTTATCTTTTGTGGTTTTATAGTAACGTGTTTGCAATTCTTTGTTTGGATGGATTTCCCCTGTTTCTGTTCTTGTACTAAATACTCGATTGAACGTATCCCGAACGCCCAAAGCCTTCATCTCCCTTTTCACCTTTTTTCCTATCATACCATAAGTTTCTTTATGATACGGTTCCGTTTTATGCAAGAAAGCGTATTAGGCGCACAAAAAAAGTATTGCATAGTATGCAATACTTTTTATTCATTAACGAGCACTTTCGCTCATTTCCATTTTCTTGTCGATTTTAATTGGACCCATTCCACGAGGAATCTCTACTACTTCGCTCGTCTTCGCACCTAACTCTTCTGCAATAAATGTAGCAGCAACGTTAGGATCAATAATTGGACCACATGTATACACATCAATACTTGCGTAGCCGTGCTCTGGAAAGCTATGAATGGTTAAATGTGATTCGGAGATAATCACAACCCCACTAACACCTTGTGGAGCAAACTTATGAAACGCGACTTCTCTTACTTCTGCTCCTGCTTTCAAAGCGGCATTAACAAATACTTTTTCGATAAATTCCATGTTGTTTAATTTCTCAGTGTCACAACCCCAAAGCTCGGAAATGACATGACGACCCATTGTATCCATATCGATATCCCCCTTAATCGTTATTCGCCATACAGCTTTTCTGCATGTAGGATCGCATTCGTACAGGGGGGAAAGTTAGTCCAAAGAGGTCCTAACCCATGCTGCAAGAAAAACGAATCCCGTAGTTAAACGAACTCACGGGATTCAGTATACTTGTTTTAAATCGTTATTGCAACCGTATTTTGTAGAAATAAAAGGAAACTCGTTTATGAAGCTGAATATGCTTCTTTTTTATTCGTTAATCGTTCAGCAACGTAGTTCATTAAATCAACAACGCGACATGAATATCCCCACTCATTATCATACCATGCAAGCACTTTTACTTGGCGACTGTTTAGCACAGTTGTTGACTGACCATCAATAACTGCGGACTGCTCTTCCCCATTAAAGTCAATCGATACAAGGGGTTCA includes:
- the thrS gene encoding threonine--tRNA ligase — encoded protein: MADMEFVFPDGAKKSFPEGTSTEDIAASISPGLKKKALAGKINGELIDLKTPLPHSGDIEIVTPPSDDALEIMRHSTAHLMAQAVKRLFPNVKLGVGPVIEGGFYYDIDADESITAEDLPKIEKEMKKIVAENLEIVREVVSRDEAIARFKEINDPYKLELIEAIPENEDVTIYKQGEFFDLCRGIHIPSTNKVKEFKLLSTAGAYWRGDSKNKMLQRIYGTAFFNKEDLKAHLHMLEEAKERDHRKLGKELGIFALSQKVGQGLPMWLPKGATIRRIIERYIVDKEERLGYQHVYTPILGSSELYKTSGHWEHYSDDMFPPMEMDNETLVLRPMNCPHHMMIYKQDMRSYRQLPLRIAELGMMHRYEMSGAVSGLQRVRGMTLNDAHIFCRPDQIKDEFVRVVRLVQEVYKDFGLENYSFRLSYRDPEDKEKYFDDDEMWNKAQSMLKEAMDTLGADYYEAIGEAAFYGPKLDVQVKTALGKEETLSTVQLDFLLPERFDLTYVGEDGKQHRPVVVHRGVVSTMERFVAFLLEEYKGALPTWLAPVQVQLIPVSNEAHLDYTKDVQETLQAAGVRVEIDDRDEKLGYKIRESQMQKIPYMLVLGDKEVEANSVNIRKYGENESTSTSLNQFVQMIQSEARK
- the ytxC gene encoding sporulation protein YtxC; the protein is MLAIYVKEEKSRQRLYMKMAQSMGELMKLGLEATVEQSEENKMVLSFIEKDPDLTESYQCFLAALLTEDVLATYESGWLTEVASESYESCEEERKQIVAIAQSILNGDREDLLCKQLASNRCRALYKAFFQQLLSEEPLYYEAFLTFRIKEYTEFLMDCIELAIDEYCSEQEHQTTVDAIRQTVALQKTKQSVIYLVHNETFRIYDDYFRELTADECQFYITESLENDAFVGKMEQLILSLIEMSPEYIYVFTKQPDHHTILLIQTIYQERLKIYPLERYVSTTLDPV
- the mqnC gene encoding cyclic dehypoxanthinyl futalosine synthase, which encodes MSVDAILERAVNGERISMADAVELYKCDDLDKLGRAADTIMKQWHPEPVTTFVIGRNVNYTNFCDTYCSFCAFYRPPNHKDGYVLDDEVIFQKIKETEDVGGTEILMQGGTNPNLKLDYYTDLLKGIKERFPNIWMHSFSPAEIWKIADVMDMTVEDVLRELHEAGLDSMPGGGAEILTEETRMRVSRLKVTADQWLEAMKAAKKVGMFGSATMVIGFGESFEERALHLQRVRDAQDETGCFTAFISWLLQPENTGLKRLEKLTPEDYLKNVAISRIFLDNIANFQSSWVTMGPEVGKKSLHFGCNDFGSTMMEENVVSAANTTHKVNSNLTLKLIREAGKIPAQRNTKYDVLHRFEGDEKVDKDFVMQN
- the dnaI gene encoding primosomal protein DnaI; its protein translation is MDSIQNAFASMDKNGRLQKQIAEQKRRVTTSKPVQSFLREQHEITEDMIDRGLSKLYEFKKERENCEACPGLDKCPNMMQGYRPTVYVERGGLELTYSKCPLKIDDEEKNKQQKLIQSFYIPKDVLEATFDHIDQDAARTKAITAAIKFAAQAQPGEHGEGLYLYGKFGVGKSYLLGAIANDLKENGVKSFLIYTPDFFREMKGAIGDGTFQEKLEAVRTAPVLMLDDIGAETTTAWTRDEILGPILQYRMSERLPTVFTSNYDYDELETQLAYSDKGGTEELKAKRIMERIKHYTTFVEVEGRNRRS
- a CDS encoding replication initiation and membrane attachment family protein: MSGHWKEVLPVDSYCIRLADFITEVDAHVLTLLYQPLIGADAVGLFKSLVAQLPNGVYEGDFHTHQHLSLMVGLSMSDLLEARKKLEAIDLMRTYQRKSSSKRAFIYEIQPPMKPHQFFNDDVLSVFLYNKLGKNGYRGIKERFSLKQIESDAFEEVTVAFSDVFASFQHSEMQPALRNRQGDAEHAHLAIIGKDKQGLSFHTFDHDLMKQSLSSYVVPKDVLTKERLQLIEKLAFVYQIEPLTMANLVERSIVNDELDAKNLRKTVQNWYKLESSAVAPALGLKTQPVAKRTVQAEPQSEEERVVKFYEETAPLTLLELRQEGAVVSPPDLKIIEELMVDYLLNPGVVNVLIDYNLFQNDMKLSKLFMQKIAGHWKRKKIGTVPDAIHLVKTDKQKKKEGQANAASGRRNKRQDQLPKWLVQEKNDEKKQEMKKDTITQKEKASGTADTQELADLMAERNRRRAQKGEY
- the nrdR gene encoding transcriptional regulator NrdR yields the protein MRCPKCHHNGTRVLDSRPSDESRSIKRRRECEQCMQRFTTFETVEETPLLVIKKDGMREEFSKEKILRGLVRACEKRPVPIETLEDIVVNVERQLRDDGKKEVQSEDVGELVMGYLAEIDDVAYVRFASVYRQFKDINVFIKELTDLMNKG
- a CDS encoding DUF1499 domain-containing protein, which produces MKALGVRDTFNRVFSTRTETGEIHPNKELQTRYYKTTKDKAMAAIEELLKKRGFLIKRSEEERGEIVGQSAKGKKVLIVVSVITVKPFRTAVDFSCATDTALPSDFGSSRKLTLSLYQELDNTLPYIGSALGSELL
- the speD gene encoding adenosylmethionine decarboxylase, with product MDTMGRHVISELWGCDTEKLNNMEFIEKVFVNAALKAGAEVREVAFHKFAPQGVSGVVIISESHLTIHSFPEHGYASIDVYTCGPIIDPNVAATFIAEELGAKTSEVVEIPRGMGPIKIDKKMEMSESAR